One Ostrea edulis chromosome 6, xbOstEdul1.1, whole genome shotgun sequence genomic window, tgaACTCGTCACAAATCCTTTATCCACACcagactcgttcgctttaaaatttgatgtgacacataaataaatacatgacattgtattataccaggtgtagaaGTAAATCATGAATAAAAGCAAGTTCGATTTAAGAAGGCTATGTTTTGGTggaaattattgaaaaaaatattctaacttttactgggttttttttcggaaaaaaaaggggggggggttcttcattggaaataaaattaaaaaattcaagtctttttcagtatgattattatttttcttcttttttaacattttccaTGGCAAgtttatgattttgaaatgcatatgcattagtatgaagtatatgaaacggtggattctgtggatgacttcctgctctctctgtaatttctgcttctcttgatcatgataaaccttttgttttgcaaactgccaacctcctcataacattattgcatacaatattttccatgtttcgttccgtcttccgtttctttttccgcgttttagcaacactcatctgaaagaccagcgcctcttacttctaaatgccgagagtttggcgaaaaagcaatcactacctaatTTCATGTCTTATGATTAACGCGGCCAAGGAACAAGCGGGGCATGGACCCACGACATCCCGGTCCCGAAGAGAAAGAGAACTTGAGTTACCGGGACATGTCCTGATGAGTTatcatttcaacaaatttaattCCATAATGAAAACATTATTATGAATGTACCATTTTAAATCCAATATGTGGCCCCGTCAAAGCCACTGGGATTATGATTTGAAGAAACGTGAATACTGAATATATAAAAGCTTTCATTTTGGGTGTTCTGGTAGACTGATTACTGTAGattcatttaaattcgtgggggccaattttcgttgATTGCTCAATTTTTACAGGTTCATGGgaacgtaatttcgtggatttatatatttgtaagaaagataactctaaaatgtttgttttgtctttattcgttgaggatgtaaattcgtgggtgaggggtacccacgaaaatTGAGTCAGCACggattctaatgattccacaatATTAAGACAGAttgtgtttgcccagctctctattttgtattataggagttattagaattgatcactgttcaacattaataataataatatttatttacttagCGCCCTagctatatgactataaataaccattctaaagcgctgcacataataaaaatgatacagcatgttataaacgtagtaaaaggaaattataatagcattaagacagataatatcaaaacaatgctagaaaaacatcaataatgtgaagtaaaattactgaaatctaaaacatgatgtgcatgaaaaaagttccacgccgtacaatcaaatgatataaaatacaatagttgaaataaatatacacttgaaaatgtAATGTTgaaatgatggtaaagaaaccataaagatttaaccacctataatattaataatatgcaagtctaaaacgatgtgttatattcacctttcattgtctAAACACTCTATTTCTACTTCACTATTTATGAGTTATCTCCCTGGGAAAGGAACACAACcttttatttaatcaaatttgaatccctTATTCAAggatattacattgtatgtgccaagtttagttgaagtttgttaaacagttctggagaaaaagtcaaACTGAAAAGGCGAACAAATTTTGATTCAGAAAGTTCACTTTAATGTATGTCCATCTATTAATGAACCAGTTTTCAACTTACACTGTTTGACCACAATTTCTTCGAAGAAATCTGACCAAGAGAGGGATCCGACCCCAAGTTCGTTGGAGGAATGCCAATGGCAGTATAACGAAACTGCTACATCTTTAGGGTTTCTGACTATGTTGACAACCTTGCGTCCTTTACGGAAGTGTTCCTGTGGTAACCATCGAAAAGGTATGTGTGTATTGAACACCCTAGGAGATGGTAGACTAACCAGAGAAGATAGGTCAACAGAATCCAGAAATATGTGTTCTCTGACGCACTGGTGATATTCTGCTTTTCTTTTGAGAAGCATTACAATGATCTCCCAAACCCAATGTGTTCCTACAATAATAGCATaatatcataattattaatGGGTGTCTGAATCAACAAATACGCATTCATTTTTGTACGACTTTGTAAGAGAAACAAGATGTGATTATAATCTACCGATCATTAAGTTTCCTAAAAGAAGTACTGGCTGTATACCGTAAGtggctttttctgagtactactaaTTTCCTCCCTTGACAAAATCCATGCCAATTTTAACTTCATTAAAATTGTATAGATCACGAAGGCTTTGATTTggacccccccccaaaaaaaattccCCATCTTTCCTTAAGTAAAACTGGTGTTACTTGACCTTGACCCTAGTTTGCAGGTCCCAGcatcctcttatcattttttgatgatcccatgtctctatcggtcctggttctaaagttatacaagtttttataatcaaGGTCAATGGGGATACTACTTCGAACGTCACTACACCCTTTTATAATTTTGAAGGCCTTTTATGTCTCTATTAgtcccagttctaaagttataccagacTTATATTTAgagtcagaggtcaaggtcactggagtcacttgaccttgataccaatttgtagatcccatcatccttttatcatttctgaggATTTCATCTCTTTATCAGACCTagttcttaagtaataccaagTTTATgatctaaggtcaaggtcactggagtcacgtGTCCTTGATTTGCAGATCTCATCATTATTTCTGAAGATCTCATATGTCTATCAGACCTGGTTCCTAAGTAATTACCAATTTTATGTTCTAAGGTCAgaggtcacttgaccttgatactagtttgttaGATCTTATCATTTCTGCAGGTCCAATGTATCTATCAATTCTAGTTATAAAAATATGAGtttgtatgttcaaggtcagaggtcactGTAGTCACTTGATCTTGATACGAATTTGTAGACCTCACTTACCATTATACCAATTGTACATCCCTTCATCAtctctatcagacctggttcttaagtaatatctttaaaagttatatctgttgaattttgaaattaatttccttCCATAGATTTCTATCTTAAACCCCACTCCATTTGATCCCTCCAACATGTACCCTAACCCCCTtctatctgaaaacaaaaatatttctgcaCATCTAATACATTAgcctatcatatccttgaatatctaTTACTTTCATCAACTGGTTATGGAGAGTGGCATCGGACAGTTTAAGGCGCGAgaaagaagcggaagaagaataagaataagaacggagcaaaaacaataaatctCCCAACTTCGTTTTGGGAGACTTAATAAATAGGATACCCGTGCCAGAAGCTGGAGACGAACAACATACCACATTTTGGATAGGTAAGCAAGATAACATCGTCCTCATTGGTCTTCATATCTCTTACAGCCTCTAAGTGTTTCCTGGCGTCCTTCTGTAGCGGTGGAAAAGGCGGGAAACAGCAGTCGTCAATGTGTACTAAATCCTCAAACGGCATGTTGATACTGAAAGTATATCATCAGTTCATATATAGTGTACGAAATTATAAATCAAGAACGggataaaaatacaaaacaaatctaTATCATTGTACCCCAACATAttaaaatcaatacattttAAGTAACGAATACAAATCATTTCATAGATCAACTTAAGACTAGGTTGTATAGTATAGGAAGCGGCAAGAACAAAGCCCTTGATGAAATCCACCATCAGGGACTTCGACTGTGCTTTTCGAACCTCTCCTATACATAGTTTATACCGGTGAACCACCTCTCGATCTACGTAGAATAAAACTTTTCTCTCATATAGAAACTTTCTCGCTTACCGGCGCCATCGGGATTCGAACGTgcaccgacagaggtgagaggccgtgtgattttgagcgcgatgctctaaccactcggccacggaggcctcccatattttatgaaagaaaggtatgaaagatatttctttctctcatatctacgtatgtaagatacagctattctatgaaagaaaggtatgtaagatatttctatctttcatatcacgtgacgtttatcttacatatcccgtgacgtcataatcaatacacaactagcttgcaacttacctcgcctcgattgacgaacactagcgtctgcaaagctcttgtacaaaaaatgacagattgtaatgtccgtgataatctccaggtgtatgtgaccggacacaaaaatacacattccttgaacaattaccGCACACTCAACAatagtcacaaattcctcatacacctatgTCATCCTGTGCATTAGGCCctatgccagttcacagaaacccagtccacacggtctattacttctaggcctacctccacattcactctgtcaacgtctactgtccgtgtctcaggtgaaataagtgccttcaatgtccatgagactcgagtccctgcacgcgtggaaaacgaaagtctagccatgcccataACCAattggaatctctcttcacacactcgtcattaaataactgctcaattaatatcaatagcaatgctcctctaagaagaaaaaaaaacgtgcagttgtggatttatattctgattaggtctgtcaaaatgtttcgcgctgatggactgtcgagttacgtcacgcatcaccctgattattgatttattcaaagaggaataactctaatacaattcacttatacactcgtcggccgattttttgtcggcaacgtGGTTGCCAAAATGAGGGtctttgttatttttaatgtacagcgaaaaattaattaattgggaatttctcaaaatggcgtcgccaggcacaaggaaaacggaaaactctagaaatatgagagaaaaatactctcttaaggtgattccaccctcggggttgcaaaaaagcagtaaaaccctcggcaaagcctcgggtttcacagcttttttgcaaccctcgggtggaatcaccttatatttcatggctactcataagagagtcttataatctttcatatcacgtgacgtttatctttaATATCCCATGACgtaataatcaatacacaactagcctGCAACTTAGCTCGATTGACGAGTTCACTGGCGTTcgcaaagctcttgtacaaaaaatgacagattgtaatgtccctgataatctccaggtgtatgtgaccagacaaaaaaaatacacattccttaAAGTAAACAACTAccgcacactcaacaacagtcaaaTTCCTCACATATTGAAAATACTGTCAAGTACATTtatgtcatccggtgcattatgtcagttcacagaaacccagcccacacggtctactagttctaggcctacctccacattcactctgccAACGTCTACTGTCCCTGTATGTGTCTCAGGTGAAACAAGTGCCTCCAATGCCCATGAGACTCGGGTCCTTGCCCATATCCagaccaacaaaaaccacttggaatctcacactcgtcattaaataattgctcaattaatatcaatattaatgctCCTTTAAGAAGAAAGCTTGCAGTTGTGGATTCAGATTCTGATTAgatctgtcaaaatgtttcgcgctgatggactgcCGAGTGACGTCACGaatcaccctgattattgatttattgtgtacttattcaaagaggaatgactctaatacaattcacttgtacactcgtcggccgattttttgtcaGCAACGcagttgccaaaatgaaggtcgtagaattcgattctggtggggtttttttatgtacagcgaaaaattaattaattggaaaattctcaaaatggcgtcgctaggcacaaggaaaacggaaaatttctagaaatatgaaagaaaaatactctcttatgagttgccatgaaatattaaggcgattccaccctcggggttgcaaaaaagcggtaaaaccctcgtcaaagcctcgggtttcacagcttttttgcaaccctcgggtggaatccccttatatttcatggttactcataagagagtcttataatcttACAATACAACTGAAAGCTAATTTTGACAATCCTGCATTTTATTGCGTTTTTCATCCGCAGTTTGAACATTCATATGACAAAAACAAgatttgtataaaatcaatcgGTCTacgagttaaaaaaaaaaaccatttacaCGATTCTAACTTGCCTTTTGACATAGTAAAACCCACCAGATAATATTTTCCATTCTAAAgacgttttaaaaaaaagttttatggACTAATTGAAATTTGGAGAATTATAGCGATATTTCTACTCTATATTTATGCGCTGATTAGAATAACAACGCAATATTCGGGTCCACCGCTAGCCATACCAACGTAAAGGTCACTCACTACCGAGATAAAATCAGTGCTCGGTGTTTGTATTGATGAAATGACCACACAGGGTTTACCGGGAAGATCGGAATGATATAAAAAGACTTACACATACGTCAATTAGTCCACCCCCATACATACCGAGAACATGCTGTGACGTGGCTATcgggtatgtacatgtaaataacaaaaatatcaccATAAACTTCAATATAATCTGTGAATTAAATACACTTACAATGTAGTCTCCCTGTCGTGTCTTGTACAAAGTCGCCGATCAATGGCGAGGTCTATTGACACAAACAACTGACCAATCGCCGACCACTTCATGAACTGTGAAAAAGATTATGACCAGAATTAATTCATACACAATAAGAGAGGTTTTacccatatacatgtgtaattagCCATTCAGAAACCTTAAATTTTATTTCCCGTGCATACAACATTCATTTTTAAATCGATGGCTcgagttttaaaatattcactttcTTTTATGAAGGCATACAACTTTTACACTAGACTGACACTGTCTTTTATACTGAGTATAATACTGCTTTTATACCGGACTGAAGCCACGGGCATGTAGAGGGAGAAGTGACACTttcttttacatgtatgaaggTATAATAATACGTTCATATGATACCGGATTGAAGCTAGCATATATATTTGTTAACCCGGAAATAATTTTGTCGGCTGCATCATGGGTACATGTACGTTGTTTACATAGAGTTCAATATGAAATACTACTAGATGTATATGCACGAGAAGAAAACCTAATGGTATTTCTggtaaaaattataattttatttgtacaaacattcatttaaaacagctgttagtacatgtatttacaacacTGAAATAATCTCGTATGTTATATAAAAGTATAATCGGACGAAATCTTTTCTTTTTGACTActatgtgtagtacatgtatatatataaatcattaaatcTAAATTCTCCTTGCATCCATCTAAGTTAACTATAATACAAAtagattatttttattgtataGCTGACATGCAATTTCATCAATTCTTATATCAATagtaatttacatgtagtgttatTCATTTACACCTATTTTAGTATAATTGCGGTCACATCAAAGCAatcttttttcataaaatttgaaaCACGGCTGACGGTATATGAAACTATAGGATGTTACAAAATCTAGTATGTATTGttgatttttataaatattcacAAAATTGCCATGTTTATcctacagtccctgaaacgttatACTTTACAATTTTCCCGTTCGCTCACCATGTGCTCTCCGTTTACAGTCTTGCGTTCACCGTccattgtcattcggaacatcAGAGTGAAAGGATCCATCTTCATAGAaaggtaaaaatgaaaaaggaacgtgtgcgtaagagtgaaagtaaactttcttaattatatcagaaatttatattaattgataaagtacaaatgtcaggattatcaactgtgaaaattcaaggaaaattgtAGATCACTCACCAATATCAAACAATTTGATATCCTTCACATTTGATACCCATGAATTATGATAAGAAAAGACATGCATTTCatcatattattattatttacagtatttatatagcacattatataataaaaaaaatactctaAGCGCTTGacattaaaacaacaataaactacaattaaaaattgaacatatctaaaacagtgtaaaaaaacaataataaaatattcgtTTCaataaaagaatatgaattctagcatataaatttttcaatatacaattCTGAGTACTTACGATTTTCACCCAATATTTCAGTATACGTAATTTTCTATGTACATTTGTCTTATTAACGGTACACGGCCCAATTCTGTAGAAGTCATATAATTTGAAGTGGAGTTCTTAactttcaatatcaatttacaaAACCGAGTGTGAACCTTCTCAATATCCTTTCCTATATTGAAACCCCATGTATCTGCTCCATAAGTTTTGTTTGTCCATGATTGCTGCgtgcattgatgtgaaatttacgataatttcatgagaaatatacattcagtacttgcacaaaaatgaacaaacaaatgtatttatatatagatatatatgtaaaacttatacggtaccaattttgatgcaccagatgcgcatttcgacaaataatgtctcgtcagtgaggctcaaccgaaatgttgaaatccgaaataactatgaagttttagagctaaatatagccaaaaacagcgtgccaaaaaagtggagccaaattcgtccaaggataagagctatgcatgagggagataatccttaattttgaaatgaattt contains:
- the LOC125647692 gene encoding sulfotransferase 1B1-like encodes the protein MRRIRHTFESMGWMTTRWHKMDPFTLMFRMTMDGERKTVNGEHMFMKWSAIGQLFVSIDLAIDRRLCTRHDRETTFINMPFEDLVHIDDCCFPPFPPLQKDARKHLEAVRDMKTNEDDVILLTYPKCGTHWVWEIIVMLLKRKAEYHQCVREHIFLDSVDLSSLVSLPSPRVFNTHIPFRWLPQEHFRKGRKVVNIVRNPKDVAVSLYCHWHSSNELGVGSLSWSDFFEEIVVKQYKNVFGGYFGFQKELYRAVKSNPEYSIYTMYYETLKQDSVSEILNLAGYLGVTCSRELAADIADKCSFHKLQHASDNLKDHGEVMKIMKEMGREPPKFYRKGEVGDWKNWYTVSQNERHDAMIKEEMKDIDFDLQLIYESNRCYLN